From a region of the Halanaerobium hydrogeniformans genome:
- a CDS encoding encapsulin-associated ferritin-like protein, translating to MSYHEPEDKLTPEAIDYHRIIKSVIEELEAVDWYNQRAVATDDPDVEAIVAHNRDEEIEHACMGLEWLRRNSEVWDEMLRTFLFTDAKITEIEEDEMAEGEEGANPASNSNGSLGLGNMRGGE from the coding sequence ATGAGTTATCATGAACCAGAAGACAAATTAACCCCAGAAGCTATTGATTATCACCGGATAATCAAAAGTGTAATTGAGGAACTAGAAGCTGTTGATTGGTACAATCAGAGAGCTGTAGCAACTGATGATCCTGATGTAGAGGCAATTGTGGCCCATAACCGGGACGAAGAAATTGAACATGCATGTATGGGATTAGAATGGCTGCGCCGTAACAGTGAGGTCTGGGATGAGATGCTTAGAACTTTCCTTTTCACAGATGCGAAGATAACAGAAATAGAAGAAGATGAAATGGCTGAAGGTGAAGAAGGAGCGAATCCTGCTTCTAATTCAAATGGATCACTCGGCCTTGGTAATATGAGAGGAGGAGAATAA
- a CDS encoding family 1 encapsulin nanocompartment shell protein — MDILKRSKAPFADEAWYFLDEEATDVLNQKLKARSEVDFIGPKGLELSSINTGRFTDAGIQDVEGVSYATRDVLPLVELKIPFTMELSEIEALARGAEDVDTDALMEAASKIAQAENKAIFYGLEEVNIKGIIESSDYEEVSVSGGEKELISGLLKALSLFEENSVGGHKRLLLGPELYSLLYELDDKGYPLKRKVQEMASAGVVYVPDLANRGLLISERGGDFELTVGQDISLGFEERKGDKVELFFLETFTFRVNGPEAAVVLK, encoded by the coding sequence ATGGATATTTTAAAACGTTCAAAAGCACCATTTGCTGATGAAGCCTGGTATTTTCTGGATGAAGAAGCAACCGATGTTTTAAACCAGAAGTTAAAAGCAAGATCAGAGGTGGATTTTATAGGACCTAAGGGTCTAGAATTATCTTCAATTAATACTGGTCGTTTTACAGATGCTGGAATTCAAGATGTTGAAGGTGTAAGTTATGCAACTAGAGATGTTCTGCCTTTGGTGGAATTGAAGATTCCTTTTACAATGGAATTAAGTGAGATAGAAGCTCTAGCTAGAGGTGCAGAAGATGTTGATACTGATGCTCTAATGGAAGCAGCTTCTAAAATTGCTCAGGCAGAAAACAAAGCGATTTTCTATGGTCTAGAAGAAGTTAATATTAAAGGTATTATCGAATCTTCAGATTATGAAGAGGTTAGTGTATCAGGTGGAGAAAAAGAACTGATTTCCGGACTCTTAAAAGCATTATCTCTCTTTGAAGAAAATAGTGTTGGTGGACATAAGCGTCTACTTTTAGGGCCTGAACTTTATTCTCTACTTTATGAATTAGATGATAAAGGCTATCCTCTGAAGCGTAAGGTACAGGAAATGGCATCAGCTGGAGTAGTTTATGTGCCAGATCTAGCCAATAGAGGACTTTTGATCTCTGAACGTGGTGGAGATTTCGAATTAACAGTTGGTCAGGATATTTCTCTTGGTTTTGAAGAAAGAAAAGGTGACAAAGTAGAGTTATTCTTCCTTGAAACATTTACATTTAGGGTAAATGGACCTGAGGCTGCAGTTGTACTTAAGTAA
- a CDS encoding radical SAM protein codes for MGYQYIYGPVNSRRLGLSLGVDLLGAKVCSFNCVYCERGRTDQLTVERKEYVAYKEVTNELKDFLAAGPKLNYISFSGCGEPLLHKYFGRISAYLKENFPRYKQALLTNSSLITAEIMPELKNLDLIVPSLDAVSENTFKKINRPHKTVEIDKIITNIAKAKKELKAKMWLEIFLLPGINDHQEELELFKKAVQTIKADKIQLNSLDRPGAENWLEKMSKDRLREIADFLGDNVEIVAGY; via the coding sequence ATGGGTTATCAATATATTTATGGTCCAGTAAATTCAAGAAGGTTAGGGCTCTCATTGGGGGTGGATTTATTAGGAGCTAAAGTTTGTTCTTTTAACTGTGTATATTGTGAACGGGGTAGGACCGATCAACTCACAGTAGAAAGAAAAGAATATGTTGCATATAAAGAAGTTACAAATGAGCTCAAAGATTTTTTAGCAGCAGGACCTAAATTAAATTACATAAGTTTTTCCGGCTGTGGAGAACCATTATTACATAAATATTTTGGCAGGATATCTGCTTATTTAAAGGAAAATTTCCCCCGGTATAAACAGGCTCTGCTGACAAACAGTTCTCTAATAACTGCAGAAATAATGCCTGAGCTTAAAAATTTAGATTTAATTGTACCTTCTTTAGATGCTGTTTCTGAAAATACTTTTAAAAAAATTAATCGTCCCCATAAAACAGTTGAAATTGATAAGATCATTACTAATATTGCTAAAGCTAAAAAAGAACTTAAGGCAAAAATGTGGTTAGAAATATTTTTGCTGCCCGGGATTAATGATCATCAGGAAGAATTGGAGCTCTTTAAAAAGGCTGTTCAAACGATCAAGGCTGATAAAATTCAACTAAACAGTCTGGACCGACCTGGTGCTGAAAACTGGCTAGAAAAAATGAGCAAAGATAGATTAAGAGAAATTGCTGATTTTTTAGGAGATAATGTAGAAATTGTGGCAGGCTATTAA
- the gcvPA gene encoding aminomethyl-transferring glycine dehydrogenase subunit GcvPA has translation MAKRAFPYIPNSVEEIKAELLEDIGLSDVEDIFKEIPDHLRFDGKLNIPEPKLSEYELKKHVERILSKNESAQNNLNFKGGGVWQHYVPSVCRTIAGRDEFLTAYVGDAYADHGKFQALFETASMIGELVELDAVNTPTYDWSNAIVRSIRMASRINGRKEVLIPASMSPSRKKVVLNYCKPDIKVTEVDFDQDTALINLDDLQAKLSDQVSSVYIENPNYLGYLEISAQKIGELTHQHGAEFIVGVDPSSLGVLEAPANYGADMVCGELQPFGLNMKWGGALSGFIASPDEEKYVGEYPSLLFGITPTVEEGEYGFGHVAFERTSYAQREKGKDFIGTSTALYGIVAGVYLALVGPKGLIELGEGIMQRCEYAKKKFAEIEGVSVPIKTPSFKEFVVDFSGCNKSVKEINQLLEEENIFGGIDLGEKMEEYENCALFCFTEVHDRYDINKLINSIEMIIEKY, from the coding sequence TTGGCTAAAAGAGCGTTTCCATATATACCAAATTCAGTTGAGGAAATTAAAGCAGAGCTTTTAGAAGACATAGGCCTTTCAGATGTAGAAGACATTTTTAAAGAGATTCCTGATCATCTAAGATTTGATGGCAAACTAAATATTCCTGAGCCCAAATTATCAGAATATGAGCTAAAAAAACATGTTGAAAGAATATTGAGTAAAAACGAAAGTGCTCAAAATAATTTAAATTTCAAAGGAGGAGGAGTCTGGCAGCATTATGTTCCTTCGGTCTGTAGAACTATTGCCGGAAGGGATGAGTTTTTAACCGCTTATGTAGGTGATGCTTATGCAGATCACGGCAAATTTCAGGCCTTATTTGAAACTGCAAGTATGATCGGAGAATTAGTTGAGCTGGATGCGGTTAATACTCCAACTTATGATTGGTCTAATGCTATCGTGAGAAGTATTAGAATGGCTTCTCGGATTAATGGTCGGAAAGAGGTCTTAATTCCAGCTTCAATGAGTCCCAGCCGTAAAAAAGTTGTTTTAAACTACTGTAAACCTGATATCAAGGTTACAGAAGTTGATTTTGATCAAGATACAGCTTTAATCAATCTTGATGATTTGCAAGCTAAACTATCTGATCAAGTAAGTTCGGTTTATATAGAAAATCCTAATTATCTGGGTTATTTAGAAATTTCTGCTCAAAAGATCGGCGAACTTACTCATCAGCATGGAGCCGAGTTTATTGTCGGAGTTGATCCCAGCTCACTAGGTGTATTAGAAGCACCTGCAAATTATGGAGCAGATATGGTCTGTGGAGAACTACAACCCTTTGGTTTAAATATGAAGTGGGGAGGAGCCCTGTCAGGTTTTATAGCCTCACCAGATGAAGAAAAATATGTTGGAGAATATCCATCTCTGCTCTTTGGAATAACACCTACTGTTGAAGAAGGAGAATATGGTTTTGGTCATGTTGCCTTTGAAAGAACATCTTATGCACAACGCGAAAAAGGTAAAGATTTTATTGGTACAAGTACAGCCCTTTACGGGATAGTTGCAGGGGTTTACCTGGCTCTAGTTGGACCAAAAGGTTTAATAGAACTTGGGGAAGGAATTATGCAGCGCTGTGAATATGCTAAAAAGAAATTTGCTGAAATAGAAGGTGTTTCAGTCCCGATTAAAACTCCTTCATTTAAAGAGTTTGTAGTTGATTTTTCAGGATGTAATAAAAGTGTAAAAGAGATCAATCAGCTCCTAGAAGAAGAGAATATATTTGGGGGAATTGATCTAGGAGAAAAAATGGAAGAGTATGAAAATTGTGCCCTCTTTTGCTTTACAGAAGTTCATGACAGATATGATATTAATAAACTGATCAATAGTATAGAAATGATTATCGAAAAATATTAA
- the gcvPB gene encoding aminomethyl-transferring glycine dehydrogenase subunit GcvPB encodes MGKTIFRENFHQADWDEPIIYEMSTPGVRGILVPEPDQKIKDSAGDVMAKIPDSLRRKKEPNLPEVSQKHVLMHWTHLAQETMGSNLTNDISEGTCTMKYNPRINEELVENTDFSLLHPEQSEETVQGILEIYSEFENIVKEVSGLDKATLQPGGGNHAVYTAASIVRKYWEEKGELDQRDEIITTIFSHPCDAATPKTAGFKVITLQPDEQGLPDIEALKEAVSERTAAIFMTNPEDIGLYNPKVDKFVEIVHEAGGLCFYDQANANAFLGVARAREAGFDMCHFNVHKTFGTPHGGSGPGNGAFCCKEKLAKYLPVPTVEHDGDKYYLDYDRPHSIGKVRDFYGTAGVIVRAYAWVMAMGEEGLRETADISVINNNYLYRNLVEEVKGLSYCYRDNGLIRQEQVRYTWEELTDDTGVDTLAIERRIADFGIQHYWTSHEPWLIPEPMTLEPCESYSKDDLDEYIKVLKRIAEEAYQDPELVKNAPHKAASRKRKDDNMLDDPERWALTWRAYQKKKDKIHAD; translated from the coding sequence GTGGGAAAAACAATTTTTAGAGAAAATTTTCATCAGGCAGATTGGGATGAACCGATCATTTATGAGATGTCTACTCCTGGTGTCAGGGGAATACTTGTTCCTGAGCCAGATCAGAAAATAAAGGATAGTGCAGGAGATGTAATGGCAAAAATTCCAGACAGTTTGAGAAGAAAAAAAGAGCCTAATTTACCAGAGGTTTCACAAAAACATGTTTTAATGCACTGGACCCATTTAGCCCAGGAAACGATGGGCTCTAACCTGACTAATGATATTAGTGAAGGTACCTGTACTATGAAATATAATCCACGTATTAACGAAGAACTGGTAGAAAATACTGATTTTTCACTGCTGCATCCAGAACAGAGTGAAGAAACTGTTCAGGGTATTTTAGAAATATATTCTGAGTTCGAAAACATAGTCAAAGAGGTTTCAGGTCTTGATAAAGCAACCTTACAGCCCGGTGGTGGAAACCATGCTGTTTACACAGCTGCCTCTATTGTTAGAAAATACTGGGAAGAAAAAGGTGAGCTTGACCAGAGAGATGAGATTATTACAACTATTTTCTCACATCCCTGTGATGCAGCTACACCAAAAACAGCCGGTTTTAAGGTGATAACCCTACAGCCTGATGAACAGGGCTTACCTGATATCGAGGCTTTAAAAGAAGCTGTTTCGGAAAGAACAGCTGCAATATTTATGACCAACCCTGAAGATATTGGTTTATATAATCCTAAGGTAGATAAATTTGTAGAAATAGTTCATGAAGCTGGAGGCTTGTGTTTTTATGATCAGGCAAATGCCAATGCATTTTTAGGTGTTGCCAGAGCTAGAGAGGCTGGCTTTGATATGTGTCACTTTAATGTGCATAAAACCTTTGGTACTCCTCATGGTGGTTCTGGACCTGGTAATGGAGCCTTTTGCTGTAAAGAAAAACTGGCCAAATATTTACCGGTACCAACCGTTGAGCATGATGGTGATAAATATTATCTTGATTATGACCGCCCTCACAGTATCGGTAAGGTTAGAGATTTTTATGGTACTGCAGGGGTAATTGTCAGGGCATATGCCTGGGTAATGGCAATGGGCGAAGAAGGTCTAAGAGAAACTGCCGATATATCAGTTATTAACAACAATTATCTTTATAGGAACCTGGTTGAAGAGGTTAAAGGACTATCCTATTGTTATCGTGATAATGGATTGATCCGTCAGGAACAGGTAAGATATACCTGGGAAGAACTGACAGATGATACAGGGGTTGATACCCTTGCCATCGAAAGAAGAATAGCAGACTTTGGTATTCAGCATTACTGGACAAGTCATGAACCATGGTTGATTCCAGAGCCAATGACACTTGAACCATGTGAAAGCTATTCTAAAGATGATCTTGATGAATATATTAAGGTGCTAAAAAGAATTGCAGAAGAAGCATATCAGGATCCTGAACTGGTTAAAAATGCACCTCATAAAGCAGCATCCAGGAAAAGAAAAGACGATAATATGCTTGATGATCCAGAAAGATGGGCTTTAACCTGGAGAGCATATCAGAAGAAAAAAGATAAAATTCATGCTGATTAA
- a CDS encoding ATP-NAD kinase family protein, translating to MKKVGFIVNPIAGMGGKVALKGTDGKNIVKKAKELGAEQESPQKAEMALKSLKEELKKEAEVELITFPHLMGEELLKNSGLSYQVIGSIEKDNTTAEDTKRAARLMKEKYQVDLLLFAGGDGTARDVYDALNLDLPALGIPAGVKIHSAVYATTPKNAGIIAARFIEGEISATEEAEVMDIDEKEFRKGRVTAKLYGYLKVPVERRLRQNLKSGSADSEERAAEAIAAGIIETMKKDCLYLVGPGTTTRPIMQKLGLEYSLLGVDAVANKELLALDLREADILDLLEQYPEAKIIVTAIGGQGYIFGRGNQQFSEKVLKKVGKKNIIVAATRNKLSALNGPLLIDTPEPALNKKLAGYYKVVIGHQDFMMQKAE from the coding sequence ATGAAAAAAGTGGGGTTTATAGTAAATCCTATTGCCGGAATGGGCGGAAAAGTCGCCCTTAAAGGAACAGATGGAAAAAACATTGTAAAAAAAGCTAAAGAACTTGGAGCAGAACAGGAATCACCCCAAAAAGCAGAAATGGCTCTAAAAAGCCTAAAAGAAGAATTAAAAAAAGAAGCTGAAGTCGAGCTGATAACCTTCCCCCATTTAATGGGGGAGGAACTGCTCAAAAATTCCGGTCTCAGCTATCAGGTGATAGGTTCTATAGAGAAAGATAATACTACTGCAGAAGACACCAAAAGGGCGGCCAGATTAATGAAAGAAAAGTACCAGGTGGATTTACTGCTTTTTGCAGGTGGAGATGGTACGGCCAGGGATGTTTATGATGCTTTAAATCTTGATCTACCAGCCCTTGGTATTCCTGCAGGAGTAAAAATTCATTCTGCAGTATATGCAACCACTCCTAAGAATGCCGGGATTATTGCGGCTCGATTTATTGAAGGGGAGATTTCTGCTACCGAAGAAGCAGAAGTTATGGATATAGATGAAAAAGAATTTAGAAAAGGCAGGGTAACTGCTAAACTCTACGGATATTTAAAAGTTCCAGTAGAAAGAAGATTAAGGCAGAATTTAAAATCAGGTAGTGCAGATAGTGAAGAAAGGGCAGCAGAAGCCATCGCTGCAGGAATAATAGAAACTATGAAAAAAGACTGCCTTTATTTAGTTGGTCCTGGTACCACAACCAGACCGATCATGCAGAAATTAGGTCTAGAATACTCACTATTAGGAGTTGATGCGGTTGCAAATAAAGAACTGCTAGCTCTGGATCTTAGAGAAGCTGATATTCTAGATTTATTAGAACAATATCCTGAGGCTAAAATAATAGTAACTGCAATTGGTGGTCAGGGATATATCTTCGGCAGAGGTAATCAGCAGTTTAGCGAAAAGGTACTGAAAAAAGTTGGCAAAAAAAATATTATTGTTGCTGCAACCAGAAATAAGCTGAGCGCTTTAAATGGTCCTCTCTTGATAGATACTCCTGAGCCAGCCTTAAATAAAAAATTAGCTGGTTATTATAAAGTTGTGATCGGTCATCAGGACTTTATGATGCAAAAAGCTGAATAA
- a CDS encoding putative DNA modification/repair radical SAM protein produces the protein MELEEKLEILSDAAKYDVSCSSSGSSNRGGKNSLGNTKASGICHSWSDDGRCISLLKILFSNYCIYDCQYCANRSSVDRKRATFTPEEVAKLTIDFYKRNYIEGLFLSSAVTKSPDWTMEQLLETARLLRNKYNYQGYLHLKAIPGADFKLIYQAGLLTDRMSVNIELPSEKSLKKLAPQKEKAAILKPMQNIGTEIENNLVERKKYKKQKEKFVPAGHSTQLIVGASPESDRTIINLAEGLYNKFNLKRVYYSAYLPVSNSSLLPALNSSPPLKREHRLYQADWLLRFYGFKADELLNLARENLDLKLDPKADWALNNLDKFPVEVNTADYQMLLRVPGIGPRSAAKIVKARKEKKLNHYNLKKMRIVLKRANFFITCDGKYAAAVPFDSEIIYQRLVEKEAKQLSLFSNQGNK, from the coding sequence ATGGAACTAGAAGAAAAACTTGAAATTTTAAGTGATGCAGCTAAATATGATGTTTCCTGTTCTTCCAGTGGCAGCAGTAATCGGGGTGGGAAAAATAGTCTTGGTAATACTAAAGCCTCAGGTATCTGTCACAGCTGGTCTGATGATGGACGCTGTATTTCCCTCTTAAAAATATTATTCAGCAACTACTGTATTTATGACTGCCAGTACTGTGCTAACAGGTCCAGTGTTGATAGAAAAAGGGCCACCTTTACTCCAGAGGAAGTAGCTAAATTAACCATTGATTTTTATAAGCGCAATTATATTGAAGGCCTTTTTTTAAGTTCAGCTGTCACAAAAAGTCCGGACTGGACCATGGAACAGCTGCTGGAAACTGCCAGACTGCTGAGGAATAAATATAATTACCAGGGTTATCTCCATTTAAAGGCTATTCCAGGAGCAGATTTTAAACTTATTTATCAGGCAGGTCTGCTGACAGATAGGATGAGCGTTAATATTGAACTACCCAGTGAAAAAAGTTTAAAAAAATTAGCACCTCAGAAAGAAAAAGCTGCAATTTTAAAACCGATGCAGAATATCGGCACTGAAATAGAAAATAATTTAGTCGAGCGCAAAAAATATAAAAAGCAAAAAGAGAAATTTGTTCCTGCAGGTCATTCAACCCAGCTAATAGTGGGAGCAAGCCCGGAATCAGATAGAACCATCATTAATTTAGCTGAAGGTTTATATAATAAATTCAACTTAAAAAGAGTATATTATTCTGCCTATCTACCTGTTTCTAATTCTTCTTTATTACCTGCTTTAAACAGCAGTCCACCTCTTAAAAGAGAACACAGGCTTTATCAGGCAGACTGGCTCTTGAGATTTTATGGATTTAAAGCTGATGAACTGCTTAATCTTGCTAGAGAAAATCTTGATTTAAAGCTTGATCCTAAAGCTGATTGGGCACTTAATAATTTAGATAAATTCCCGGTAGAGGTAAACACCGCAGATTATCAGATGCTTTTGAGGGTGCCGGGGATTGGGCCACGTTCGGCGGCTAAGATAGTCAAAGCCAGAAAAGAGAAAAAATTAAATCACTACAATCTTAAAAAAATGAGAATAGTACTAAAAAGAGCTAATTTTTTTATTACCTGTGATGGCAAATATGCAGCTGCTGTTCCCTTTGATTCAGAAATTATTTATCAGCGTTTAGTTGAAAAAGAAGCCAAACAGCTTTCTTTATTTTCAAATCAGGGTAATAAATAG
- a CDS encoding TIGR03915 family putative DNA repair protein: protein MKKEIFIYDGSYQGLLTALYTAFKRKIMPVKIVKAADFREDLFYKKTIIKSSEEKAALLMENIKEHISSASLKNVFAAYLSEIESIEDYIFRYLFLGFKKGEKIDEFLSTTAVIKVQEAAKKVRRESHRFKGLIRFREAQGNKYYGAVEPDHDILILLAPHFKDRFSIQDWLIHDKKREKAVIYSAESGEWLLIELEADFEPQYSEQEDMVQDLWKSFFSAVSIKNRYNPKLQSQFMPKKYWGYLVEKPGSSRDSNK from the coding sequence ATGAAAAAAGAAATTTTTATTTATGATGGCAGCTACCAGGGTTTATTAACAGCTTTATACACTGCTTTTAAAAGGAAAATAATGCCTGTCAAAATTGTTAAAGCAGCTGATTTTAGAGAAGATCTCTTTTATAAGAAGACAATTATTAAAAGCTCTGAAGAAAAAGCTGCTCTATTAATGGAAAATATAAAAGAACATATTTCTTCAGCAAGTTTAAAAAATGTATTTGCTGCTTATCTCTCTGAAATAGAGTCCATTGAAGATTATATTTTTCGTTACCTTTTTTTGGGTTTTAAAAAAGGGGAAAAAATCGATGAATTTTTAAGCACTACTGCGGTAATCAAGGTACAGGAAGCAGCCAAAAAAGTTAGGAGAGAAAGTCATAGGTTTAAAGGACTAATTCGTTTTCGGGAAGCTCAGGGAAATAAATATTATGGGGCAGTTGAGCCAGACCATGACATCTTGATTTTGCTGGCACCCCATTTTAAAGATAGGTTTTCTATTCAGGATTGGCTTATCCATGATAAAAAAAGAGAAAAAGCCGTTATTTATTCTGCAGAAAGCGGGGAATGGCTTCTAATCGAGCTGGAGGCTGATTTTGAACCACAATATTCAGAACAAGAAGATATGGTCCAGGATTTATGGAAATCATTTTTTTCAGCAGTTAGTATTAAAAACCGTTATAATCCTAAGCTGCAGAGTCAGTTTATGCCTAAAAAATACTGGGGATATTTAGTTGAAAAACCTGGCAGCAGCAGGGATAGCAATAAATGA
- the wecB gene encoding non-hydrolyzing UDP-N-acetylglucosamine 2-epimerase, with the protein MKKKIMAVFGTRPEAIKMAPLLKKLENEKNYELTITVTAQHREMLDQVLNLFALKADYDLDIMQPKQTLNELTARIINKLADVLKKEKPDLLLVHGDTSTTFVSALAAFYQQISVAHVEAGLRTHVKYSPFPEEMNRQLTGVLADLHFAPTKKAAENLLSENIEKDKIYITGNTVIDALFSVVDKNYSFQNPVLKEIDFEKKDVLLLTAHRRENLGEPMENIFRAVRDLTAELPDLEVVFPVHLNPLIRELSKKMLGDNSQIHLIEPLDYLPFVNLMARSKIILTDSGGIQEEAPSLAKPVLVLRDTTERPEALEAGTVIKVGTEYQAIYQQSLKLLKDEAEYKRRAAAVNPYGDGKASERIIKALDYYFAFSQERAADFKG; encoded by the coding sequence ATGAAAAAGAAGATAATGGCTGTCTTTGGCACCAGGCCGGAGGCTATTAAGATGGCCCCATTATTAAAAAAGTTAGAGAATGAAAAAAATTATGAGCTAACAATCACTGTAACAGCTCAGCACAGAGAAATGCTTGATCAGGTTCTAAATCTTTTCGCCTTAAAAGCAGATTATGATCTGGACATCATGCAGCCAAAACAGACTTTAAATGAACTTACAGCAAGAATAATCAATAAATTGGCTGATGTTTTGAAAAAAGAAAAACCCGATCTATTACTGGTTCATGGAGATACCTCAACAACTTTTGTCAGTGCTTTAGCTGCTTTTTATCAGCAGATCAGTGTAGCTCATGTTGAGGCTGGACTCAGAACACATGTCAAGTATTCACCTTTTCCAGAAGAAATGAACCGTCAACTAACAGGAGTCTTAGCCGATCTTCATTTTGCACCAACCAAAAAGGCAGCAGAAAATTTACTTAGTGAGAATATCGAAAAAGATAAGATTTACATAACAGGAAATACGGTTATTGATGCTCTTTTTTCTGTGGTCGATAAAAATTATAGCTTTCAGAATCCAGTATTAAAAGAAATTGACTTTGAGAAAAAGGATGTGCTGCTCCTTACTGCCCACCGCCGTGAGAATTTAGGGGAACCGATGGAAAATATTTTTAGGGCTGTCAGAGATCTAACAGCAGAGCTCCCTGATTTAGAGGTGGTATTTCCTGTTCATCTCAATCCTTTAATCAGAGAATTGAGCAAAAAAATGCTGGGCGATAATTCTCAGATTCATCTGATAGAGCCACTTGATTATCTGCCTTTTGTAAATTTAATGGCCCGTTCTAAAATAATTTTAACAGATTCTGGAGGTATTCAGGAAGAAGCTCCCTCTTTGGCTAAACCTGTTTTGGTTTTAAGAGATACTACCGAAAGGCCAGAAGCACTTGAGGCTGGAACTGTAATCAAGGTAGGTACTGAATATCAGGCTATTTATCAGCAGAGCCTTAAATTATTAAAAGATGAGGCTGAATATAAAAGAAGGGCTGCTGCAGTTAATCCTTATGGGGATGGAAAAGCTTCTGAAAGGATCATTAAAGCCTTAGATTATTATTTTGCTTTCAGCCAAGAAAGAGCAGCTGATTTTAAGGGTTAA